The Saccopteryx leptura isolate mSacLep1 chromosome 2, mSacLep1_pri_phased_curated, whole genome shotgun sequence genome has a window encoding:
- the CCDC107 gene encoding coiled-coil domain-containing protein 107 isoform X1: MASLVSLAGVWGLLLVSALPGVLGDRPSLDLWAHSGDPTQVGPRATEPRRPPPPQDQHERAQARALPLGALYTAAVVVFVLYKCLQGKDEAAILQEEVGKKESLQSEKQLAQLTQQLAQTEQHLNNLIAQLDPLFERVTTLAGAQRELLHMKLHTIHQLLQKNKPNKGMEVPDPEASIPFPENLNMKEEEEEEEEEAGDSQAWEEPLNWTTETRNLAIPWGMKQGLRRRCSKAAAKGPITAPLGRRDNS; the protein is encoded by the exons ATGGCGAGCTTAGTTTCGCTCGCGGGTGTATGGGGGCTGCTACTTGTGTCTGCGCTGCCCGGGGTCCTCGGAGACCGCCCCAGCCTCGACCTCTGGGCACACTCAG GGGACCCCACCCAGGTCGGCCCTAGAGCCACGGAACCCCGGCGGCCGCCGCCGCCCCAGGACCAGCACGAAAGGGCCCAGGCCAGGGCGTTGCCTTTGGGGGCGCTGTATACCGCCGCTGTCGTGGTTTTTGTGCTGTATAAGTGTTTGCAG GGGAAAGATGAAGCTGCTATTCTCCAAGAGGAGGTGGGCAAGAAGGAATCATTGCAGTCAG AGAAACAGCTGGCCCAGTTGACACAACAGCTGGCCCAGACAGAACAACATCTGAACAATCTGATAGCCCAGCTGGACCCCCTTTTTGAGCG TGTGACTACCCTGGCTGGAGCGCAGCGGGAGCTTCTGCACATGAAGTTACACACCATCCACCAGCTGCTACAAAAGAACAAGCCAAACAAGGGCATGGAGGTTCCAGACCCAG AGGCCAGCATACCCTTTCCTGAGAACTTAAAtatgaaggaggaagaggaggaggaggaggaggaggctggtgaCAGTCAGGCCTGGGAAGAGCCCCTAAACTGGACCACAGAAACAAGGAATCTCGCTATTCCTTGGGGAATGAAGCAGGGGCTCAGGAGAAGATGCAGCAAGGCTGCCGCAAAGGGCCCCATCACAGCCCCACTGGGAAGGAGGGACAACAGCTGA
- the ARHGEF39 gene encoding rho guanine nucleotide exchange factor 39 isoform X1, with translation MEIPVPMARCPVQEQRARWERKRARTARELLETERRYQEQLGLVATYFVGILRAKGTLRPPERQALFGPWELIYGASQELLPYLEGGHWGLGLEGFCPQLELYTQFAANAERSRTTLQEQLKKSKRFRRFVRLQEGRPEFGGLQLQDLLPLPLQRLQQYENLVVALAENTSPNSPDHQQLTPFHQSRVKEVLGMGLRDVAPGAARLISETAQRVHTIGQKQKNDQHLRRVQALLSGRHAKGLTSGRWFLRQGWLLVVPPRGKPRPRMFFLFSDMLLLAKPRSPLHLLQSGTFACRALYPMAQCQLHRVFGHSGGSCGGLLSLSFPHEKLLLMSTDQEELLHWYHSLTLAISSQKN, from the exons ATGGAGATCCCGGTCCCTATGGCTAGGTGCCCGGTGCAAGAGCAGCGTGCCCGTTGGGAGCGAAAACGCGCCCGAACCGCCCGGGAGCTGCTGGAGACCGAGCGGCGCTACCAGGAACAGCTGGGGCTGGTGGCCACG TACTTCGTGGGGATTCTGAGAGCCAAGGGCACTCTGCGACCACCAGAGCGCCAGGCCCTGTTTGGGCCCTGGGAGCTCATTTACGGCGCCAGCCA AGAGCTGCTTCCCTACCTGGAAGGAGGGCACTGGGGACTGGGGCTAGAGGGCTTCTGCCCCCAGCTGGAGCTCTATACCCAATTTGCTGCCAACGCAGAGAGGTCCCGGACCACCCTGCAG GAACAACTAAAGAAGAGCAAACGTTTCCGAAGGTTTGTGAGGCTTCAGGAAGGCCGCCCTGAGTTTGGGGGCCTTCAACTCCAGGacctgctccctctgcctctgcagAGGCTCCAGCA GTATGAGAATCTTGTTGTTGCTTTGGCTGAAAACACAAGTCCCAACAGCCCTGACCACCAACAGCTCACAC CCTTTCACCAGTCCCGAGTCAAAGAGGTGCTGGGAATGGGGTTGCGGGATGTTGCTCCAGGGGCTGCTCGTCTGATAAGTGAGACTGCCCAGAGAGTCCACACCATTGGTCAGAAACAGAAGAATGACCAGCACCTCCGGCGTGTCCAGGCTCTTCTCAGTGGACGCCACGCCAAAGGGCTCACCTCAG GTCGCTGGTTTCTACGCCAAGGCTGGCTGTTGGTGGTGCCTCCCCGAGGAAAACCTCGGCCCCGAatgttcttcctcttctctgacATGCTTCTCCTGGCCAAGCCTCGATCCCCATTGCACCTGCTGCAGAGTGGCACCTTTGCCTGCCGGGCCCTCTACCCCATGGCCCAGTGTCAACTCCACAGGGTCTTTGGCCACTCAGGAGGCTCTTGTGGTGGACTGCTCAGT CTGTCCTTTCCCCATGAGAAGCTGCTGCTTATGTCCACAGACCAGGAGGAACTATTGCACTGGTACCACAGTCTGACTTTGGCCATCAG CAGCCAGAAGAACTAG
- the ARHGEF39 gene encoding rho guanine nucleotide exchange factor 39 isoform X2: MEIPVPMARCPVQEQRARWERKRARTARELLETERRYQEQLGLVATYFVGILRAKGTLRPPERQALFGPWELIYGASQELLPYLEGGHWGLGLEGFCPQLELYTQFAANAERSRTTLQEQLKKSKRFRRFVRLQEGRPEFGGLQLQDLLPLPLQRLQQYENLVVALAENTSPNSPDHQQLTRAARLISETAQRVHTIGQKQKNDQHLRRVQALLSGRHAKGLTSGRWFLRQGWLLVVPPRGKPRPRMFFLFSDMLLLAKPRSPLHLLQSGTFACRALYPMAQCQLHRVFGHSGGSCGGLLSLSFPHEKLLLMSTDQEELLHWYHSLTLAISSQKN; encoded by the exons ATGGAGATCCCGGTCCCTATGGCTAGGTGCCCGGTGCAAGAGCAGCGTGCCCGTTGGGAGCGAAAACGCGCCCGAACCGCCCGGGAGCTGCTGGAGACCGAGCGGCGCTACCAGGAACAGCTGGGGCTGGTGGCCACG TACTTCGTGGGGATTCTGAGAGCCAAGGGCACTCTGCGACCACCAGAGCGCCAGGCCCTGTTTGGGCCCTGGGAGCTCATTTACGGCGCCAGCCA AGAGCTGCTTCCCTACCTGGAAGGAGGGCACTGGGGACTGGGGCTAGAGGGCTTCTGCCCCCAGCTGGAGCTCTATACCCAATTTGCTGCCAACGCAGAGAGGTCCCGGACCACCCTGCAG GAACAACTAAAGAAGAGCAAACGTTTCCGAAGGTTTGTGAGGCTTCAGGAAGGCCGCCCTGAGTTTGGGGGCCTTCAACTCCAGGacctgctccctctgcctctgcagAGGCTCCAGCA GTATGAGAATCTTGTTGTTGCTTTGGCTGAAAACACAAGTCCCAACAGCCCTGACCACCAACAGCTCACAC GGGCTGCTCGTCTGATAAGTGAGACTGCCCAGAGAGTCCACACCATTGGTCAGAAACAGAAGAATGACCAGCACCTCCGGCGTGTCCAGGCTCTTCTCAGTGGACGCCACGCCAAAGGGCTCACCTCAG GTCGCTGGTTTCTACGCCAAGGCTGGCTGTTGGTGGTGCCTCCCCGAGGAAAACCTCGGCCCCGAatgttcttcctcttctctgacATGCTTCTCCTGGCCAAGCCTCGATCCCCATTGCACCTGCTGCAGAGTGGCACCTTTGCCTGCCGGGCCCTCTACCCCATGGCCCAGTGTCAACTCCACAGGGTCTTTGGCCACTCAGGAGGCTCTTGTGGTGGACTGCTCAGT CTGTCCTTTCCCCATGAGAAGCTGCTGCTTATGTCCACAGACCAGGAGGAACTATTGCACTGGTACCACAGTCTGACTTTGGCCATCAG CAGCCAGAAGAACTAG
- the SIT1 gene encoding signaling threshold-regulating transmembrane adapter 1, whose amino-acid sequence MGRTAVMSSCDNCTAPAPAPLAPGIPSVATAWGLWALLGVVTLLFLISLAAHLSRWTRGQSRSQPGQGCSGGSVEEVPLYGNLHYLKTGRLSQEPGPDQQDPTPGGPSRAAEEVMCYTSLQLRPPQGRIPSPGTPIKYSEVVLDSEPKPQASGPEPELYASVCAQTRRARASFPDQAYANSQTAPS is encoded by the exons ATGGGAAGGACAGCAGTCATGAGCAGCTGTGACAACTGCACGGCACCAGCACCGGCACCGCTAGCGCCTG GAATTCCCTCCGTAGCCACTGCCTGGGGACTGTGGGCCCTCTTAGGGGTTGTGACACtgctgtttctcatctcactGGCTGCACACTTGTCCCGATGGACTAGAGGACAGAGCAGGAGCCAACCGGGACAGGGATG TTCTGGAGGGTCTGTGGAAGAGGTCCCCCTATACGGAAACCTGCATTATCTGAAGACAG GACGGCTGTCTCAAGAACCAGGGCCAGACCAGCAGGATCCAACACCTGGAGGCCCCTCTAGG GCTGCAGAGGAGGTGATGTGCTATACAAGCCTGCAGCTGCGGCCTCCTCAGGGCCGGATCCCAAGTCCTGGAACCCCCATCAAGTACTCAGAAGTGGTGCTGGACTCGGAGCCAAAGCCCCAGGCCTCAGGCCCTGAGCCGGAGCTCTATGCATCAGTGTGTGCCCAGACCCGCAGAGCCCGGGCTTCCTTTCCAGACCAGGCCTATGCCAACAGCCAGACTGCACCCAGCTGA
- the CCDC107 gene encoding coiled-coil domain-containing protein 107 isoform X2, producing the protein MASLVSLAGVWGLLLVSALPGVLGDRPSLDLWAHSGDPTQVGPRATEPRRPPPPQDQHERAQARALPLGALYTAAVVVFVLYKCLQGKDEAAILQEEVGKKESLQSEKQLAQLTQQLAQTEQHLNNLIAQLDPLFERVTTLAGAQRELLHMKLHTIHQLLQKNKPNKGMEVPDPAGHTHSHTRCLRTTGPS; encoded by the exons ATGGCGAGCTTAGTTTCGCTCGCGGGTGTATGGGGGCTGCTACTTGTGTCTGCGCTGCCCGGGGTCCTCGGAGACCGCCCCAGCCTCGACCTCTGGGCACACTCAG GGGACCCCACCCAGGTCGGCCCTAGAGCCACGGAACCCCGGCGGCCGCCGCCGCCCCAGGACCAGCACGAAAGGGCCCAGGCCAGGGCGTTGCCTTTGGGGGCGCTGTATACCGCCGCTGTCGTGGTTTTTGTGCTGTATAAGTGTTTGCAG GGGAAAGATGAAGCTGCTATTCTCCAAGAGGAGGTGGGCAAGAAGGAATCATTGCAGTCAG AGAAACAGCTGGCCCAGTTGACACAACAGCTGGCCCAGACAGAACAACATCTGAACAATCTGATAGCCCAGCTGGACCCCCTTTTTGAGCG TGTGACTACCCTGGCTGGAGCGCAGCGGGAGCTTCTGCACATGAAGTTACACACCATCCACCAGCTGCTACAAAAGAACAAGCCAAACAAGGGCATGGAGGTTCCAGACCCAG ctGGGCACACACACTCCCATACTAGGTGCCTAAGAACAACTGGCCCTTCTTGA